In one Lolium rigidum isolate FL_2022 chromosome 3, APGP_CSIRO_Lrig_0.1, whole genome shotgun sequence genomic region, the following are encoded:
- the LOC124696504 gene encoding polynucleotide 5'-hydroxyl-kinase NOL9-like yields the protein MGLCGGEGSEEREREWEEAAEAVAVAYDSCTWPPPVVAVCGPGNSGKSAFSRLLLNTLIGRYKRVAYLDTDVGQPEFTPPGFVSLHVLEEQTKDLTMIYLRPPKRCFFFGDVGAHRNPKLLLSYLFGLYDYFLQELYCFNETDNPQKSAIPLVINTSGWVKGIGLHVLSEILRYVSPTEVIRLRSPSEGKNLPDGAFWLDGHQGDSRVNLIVIRASQNSPRHLLVKKEARMIRDLRLIAYFRQCLPRDFPVFSCDDLVQGFSAIDPFQLPLSKIQVIDLHCQVSAPAVYDFLNGTIVGLGSSTCLPLSSECSSPWCIGLGFIKAVDIPGNCIHLITPASHHLLESIDIIFRSCITVPTCLLQVSDEVDDITERLRDL from the exons ATGGGGCTGTGCGGCGGCGAGGGATCGGAGGAGCGGGAGcgggagtgggaggaggcggcggaggcggtggcggtggcgtacGACTCCTGCACCtggccgccgccggtggtggcAGTGTGCGGCCCGGGcaacagcggcaagtccgcatTCTCCCGCCTCCTCCTCAACACCCTCATCGGAAG GTATAAGAGAGTTGCATATCTGGATACCGATGTTGGCCAGCCTGAATTCACACCTCCAGGTTTTGTGTCGCTTCATGTACTTGAGGAACAGACTAAAG ATCTTACAATGATATATCTACGGCCGCCAAAGAG GTGCTTCTTTTTTGGTGATGTCGGTGCACACAGGAACCCAAAACTTCTCTTGAGCTACTTATTTGGCCTCTATGATTATTTTCTTCAAGAACTCTATTGCTTTAATGAGACTGATAACCCTCAGAAATCAGCTATACCACTTGTTATTAACACTTCAGGATGGGTGAAAG GTATTGGACTTCATGTTCTGTCAGAGATATTGAGATATGTATCCCCAACTGAAGTTATTCGGCTACGCAGCCCGTCAGAGGGTAAAAATTTACCAGATGGTGCATTTTGGCTGGACGGACACCAGGGAGATTCGCGAGTTAATCTAATTGTAATCCGTGCATCGCAGAACTCTCCCCGACA TTTGCTAGTGAAGAAGGAGGCACGGATGATTCGTGATCTCAGGTTGATTGCTTACTTCAGGCAGTGCTTGCCAAGGGACTTCCCTGTTTTCTCTTGTGATGACTTAGTTCAGGGATTTTCTGCTATAGATCCCTTCCAGCTCCCTCTTTCGAAAATACAGGTTATTGATCTACATTGCCAG GTTTCTG CTCCCGCAGTATATGACTTCTTGAATGGTACTATCGTTGGCCTTGGATCAAGTACATGTCTCCCTTTGTCATCTGAATGCTCCTCCCCATGGTGCATTGGACTTG GGTTTATCAAGGCTGTTGATATTCCAGGAAACTGCATTCATCTGATCACACCTGCTTCGCATCACCTTTTAGAAAGTATCGACATCATTTTTCGAAGCTGTATTACAGTTCCTACCTGCCTCCTTCAG GTGTCGGACGAAGTGGATGATATAACTGAGAGGCTGAGAGACCTCTAG